One Panicum virgatum strain AP13 chromosome 9K, P.virgatum_v5, whole genome shotgun sequence genomic region harbors:
- the LOC120652001 gene encoding pentatricopeptide repeat-containing protein At4g21300-like codes for MQSRGMLTIRGLSKSAAARTDKVAALKLCRRLLGFAAGANSGYSRPSDVDEFAVLFQNCADVRSLKKLHARVLTLGLGRDVTLGSEILIRYASLGILPKTSLWFQGFLNDDLAQWSSAMVDIFRAGYAEEVILLYRGLKLRQIGLDEKTVTFGLKSCTELRNLLLGKGMHADSLKLGLSRDKFVCSSLVGLYSKLARMADPHKVFEEILDKDIVSYTSMITGYSENMDSISWNAFEIASDMLQSNLEVNRVTLVSLLQVAGNLRAIREGKSVHCYSIRRGIGVLDEVLETSLVHMYTRCGAYQLASAVLKNSMQVVASWNALLAGLVQTGQSGNAIHHFSVMLHEHKAIPDSVTYANVISACAELHNYGCAASVHAYLIRRSIPLDVVLATALIEVYFKCTRIMRSRHLFDQLMVNDVVSYNTMIYGYLQSGMANDAITLLKEMMAECVAPNSVTVLSLLAAIADHKDFVRGRWIHGFAIRHGFCSDVDIANQITRMYSCCGKIAAARIVFASLEKKILISWTAMMIGCLFGRHCGEAIRLLQLMQQHGVKPDSVTVMAAAQAASDLRHLKGVKQIHCFVYRALLEKDTKTANSLITAYAKCGRLDLSVGLFLCLENRDLDSWNALISAYGMHGFYIKVLEMFKLMEEGNINPDGLTFSSVHSACSHVGLVKEGLRIFQSMTSMYSVLPQEEHYGCIVDLLSRAGHLEEGYKLIKLSTLNDRSSVLCALLSGCRTHGNTILGQIISDEFLELEQNPGTYALISEVFAQKGQWNKSANIRNIAKESGLRKLPGSSFIESVEKANNLR; via the coding sequence ATGCAATCACGAGGGATGCTAACAATAAGAGGTTTATCCAAGAGCGCTGCTGCAAGGACCGATAAGGTTGCGGCGCTGAAGCTGTGCAGGAGGTTATTGGGATTTGCTGCTGGTGCAAATTCTGGGTACAGTAGGCCATCTGATGTTGATGAGTTTGCTGTGTTGTTCCAAAACTGCGCAGATGTGAGGTCTCTGAAGAAGCTCCATGCTCGCGTTCTCACACTTGGACTTGGCAGGGATGTTACTCTTGGCTCTGAAATTCTGATTCGTTACGCCAGTCtaggcatcctgcccaagacaAGCCTTTGGTTCCAAGGCTTTTTAAACGATGATCTTGCCCAGTGGAGTTCGGCCATGGTTGACATTTTTAGAGCTGGTTATGCAGAGGAAGTTATTCTTTTGTACAGGGGATTGAAGCTGCGTCAGATTGGCTTGGATGAGAAAACTGTTACTTTTGGGTTGAAAAGCTGCACTGAACTCCGAAATTTGTTATTGGGTAAAGGAATGCATGCAGACTCACTGAAGCTTGGCCTCAGTAGGGATAAATTTGTTTGTTCTTCTCTTGTTGGGTTATACTCTAAGCTTGCCAGGATGGCTGATCCGCATAAGGTGTTCGAAGAGATTTTGGACAAGGATATTGTTTCTTACACCTCGATGATCACTGGTTATTCTGAAAATATGGATTCTATTTCTTGGAATGCATTTGAAATTGCCAGTGACATGCTGCAGAGCAACTTGGAAGTAAACCGTGTGACTCTGGTTAGCTTACTGCAAGTTGCTGGTAATTTGAGAGCAATTAGAGAAGGCAAATCAGTACATTGCTATTCCATAAGGAGAGGAATTGGTGTCTTAGATGAAGTTCTAGAGACCAGCCTTGTTCACATGTACACTCGATGTGGAGCTTACCAATTAGCATCTGCTGTCTTGAAGAATTCTATGCAAGTTGTGGCTTCCTGGAATGCATTGCTTGCTGGTCTTGTTCAAACCGGACAGAGTGGAAATGCAATCCATCATTTCTCTGTCATGCTGCATGAGCATAAGGCAATTCCAGATTCTGTAACCTATGCAAATGTAATTTCTGCATGTGCTGAGCTACACAATTATGGCTGCGCTGCCAGTGTTCATGCCTATCTAATTAGAAGATCTATTCCTCTAGATGTAGTTTTGGCCACAGCCCTTATCGAGGTATACTTCAAATGCACTAGAATTATGAGATCCAGGCATCTCTTCGATCAATTGATGGTTAATGATGTTGTCTCCTATAACACTATGATCTATGGTTATCTCCAAAGTGGTATGGCCAATGACGCCATTACATTACTTAAAGAAATGATGGCAGAATGTGTTGCACCGAATTCTGTGACTGTTCTTAGTCTGCTTGCAGCTATTGCTGATCACAAAGATTTTGTTAGAGGGAGGTGGATTCACGGATTTGCAATTAGGCATGGATTTTGTTCAGATGTTGACATTGCAAATCAAATTACACGTATGTATTCTTGCTGTGGAAAGATTGCAGCAGCAAGGATTGTATTTGCTTCATTGGAAAAGAAAATTTTGATTTCATGGACAGCCATGATGATAGGATGCTTATTCGGCAGACATTGTGGTGAAGCCATTCgattattgcaattaatgcagcaaCATGGTGTGAAGCCTGATTCTGTCACTGTTATGGCTGCAGCTCAGGCTGCTTCTGATCTTCGACATTTGAAAGGTGTAAAACAAATTCATTGTTTTGTCTACCGTGCCTTGTTGGAGAAAGATACAAAGACTGCAAATTCTCTAAtaactgcatatgccaaatgtGGAAGGTTGGATTTATCTGTAGGTTTGTTCTTATGTTTGGAGAACAGAGACCTAGATTCATGGAATGCTTTGATCAGTGCTTACGGGATGCATGGGTTTTATATTAAGGTGCTTGAAATGTTTAAGCTAATGGAAGAAGGAAACATTAATCCTGATGGGTTAACATTTTCCTCAGTACATTCTGCATGCAGTCATGTTGGCCTAGTTAAGGAGGGTTTGCGTATTTTTCAGTCGATGACCTCTATGTATTCAGTTCTTCCACAGGAAGAGCATTATGGTTGCATTGTTGACTTACTGAGTCGAGCAGGGCATCTCGAAGAAGGATACAAGCTCATAAAGTTATCTACCTTAAATGACAGATCTAGTGTACTTTGTGCTTTGCTCTCTGGATGCAGAACTCATGGAAATACAATACTTGGACAGATTATTAGCGATGAGTTCCTTGAGCTCGAACAGAATCCAGGTACTTATGCTTTGATTTCAGAAGTATTTGCTCAGAAAGGACAATGGAATAAATCAGCTAATATAAGGAATATAGCAAAAGAAAGTGGGTTGAGAAAACTTCCTGGTTCTAGTTTCATTGAATCAGTGGAGAAAGCTAACAATCTGCGTTAA